From Cryobacterium sp. GrIS_2_6:
ACCGGCGACGGCGTGGACGTCCCAGATGCGATCGGCGACGCCGTCGATGCCGTTGGCCAGCTGAAGCTGCGGGATGCCGCCCGGGATCACCAGTTGGCTCACTCGGATGCCCTCATCCGACAGGGCCTCGTGAAGCATCTCGCCGTAGGCGCTCTCGGCCGGGAATGCTACCGAGGTGCCTGCAAAGCCGGCGCGGGCCTTCACCGAGGTTCCGCCGTTGATCAAGATGATGCTGCCGCTCCCTGCCTGCCGCATCGCCGGGAGCACCGCACGCACCGCGTGGATGAGCCCGAGGGCCGAGAACTGCAGTGCCTCCAGCGCCAGCTCCGGAGTCATCTCGAGAACTGGTTTCAGGTAGTCGCGCGACGGGAGCGGGCTGTACTGCAACGCCGTGATGGGTCCGAGTTCTGCCTCGGCGCGCGCAAGGGCCGCTTCGAGCGATGTCGGCGTGAGGACATCCGCTGCGTAAGCCCTGGCGGAGAAGCCGGCGGCGGTGAGCTCGGCTGCCATGGCGCCCAGTTTCGACTGATTCCTGGCGATCAGGGCAATAGAGAAGCCTTCGCGCCCGAACCTTCGCGCAACGGCCGCGCCGAGTCCCGGTCCGGCTCCGATGATGGCGATGACGGGCACGATGGTCTCCTTCGATTGATGTTGCTGCGATGACTATCGCAAGGAGCCCGAGCCTAACGCGAAAGCGGAATCCACCGGACTAGCGCAGACCGCGACCGGTTACTCTTCGGCCACTTTCGCGTGCAGCGCGCGCAAATATCCGCGAACAAATTGCCACTCCATGATGAGGCCGAGAGCTGTCAGGATGAATGCGGTCGCGGACTGGGTCATCCCCATCACAACCGAAATCACGACGATGGCCGCACAGATCAACATGTTCCACAACGCCGCTACTATTCGACCGTTTGGTGAGGTGAGCCAACCGAGCCCGTTGTGATCACTCACCGAATCTGCCCTATGAGTGCTCCGATTAATACGCAGATACCAAGGACCACGAGGAGTGCGCCGCTCACCGCCATCAGTGCGGGTGATTGAGTTCGCTGCGATACGCGGAGGCCCTGATGGCGTCTTTGGCGTCTCGCCAACTCCGATATCCGAGCGCGCTGCACGATGAACGTCACCCCGAATGCAATCGCGAACGGTCCCCACAGGAGCGCAAATACCTGGCCGGAGCTCATGGTGTGAATCCTACGGGCCGAAGAAAGTTCGCCCGGCTGTTTCGCGCTCGGAGTTTCCTGCGCGGTTCGGGTGCCATCCGCGCGACGCCAACAACGGAAAAGCGACGACCGGCAGCTACGCCGGTCGTCGCTCAGAAATTGGGATGCCGGAGGCTAGACGTTGAAGCGGAACTCCACCACATTGCCCTCCCGCTACTGACCCGCAAACTCACGGCCCTCGTGCCCCTGCCCAGGTGCTCGTCTCCGCCGGCGAACGGTCCGGACCGCCACGGGTACAGGATCTGCGGCCACCTGGTCCGATCGCCGCTGACGTCTCGTTTGGGAACCCTTTGAGGGCAGTCTGCTCCGCCGCGCGGGCGGTTGGGACCATGGCTACTGCGGTGGTTACCGCGCAGGTCGCTGAGCGTTCGGTCGCCGAGTATCCAGCTCACTTCGCTGAAGACTGTCAGGTTGCCTGGCGATCCTGGCGAGACGAAAGGTCCGGTGCGCCGACCAGGCCGAGAGCGATATCTGCCCGGCGGTGACGCAGGCTCGGAGGATGACAGGGCCCAACCACAGCCCATTTCCCTGGATTCCGGCCGCCGTATCGGCAGCGATGACCTCAACACGTACGCCGACCTCTTCGACGACCACCTCGACCTGGTGCCCGACGCCCTCGACGACGCCCGCACCCTCAGCTTCGACTGAACGCTGCCGC
This genomic window contains:
- a CDS encoding SDR family NAD(P)-dependent oxidoreductase, with the protein product MPVIAIIGAGPGLGAAVARRFGREGFSIALIARNQSKLGAMAAELTAAGFSARAYAADVLTPTSLEAALARAEAELGPITALQYSPLPSRDYLKPVLEMTPELALEALQFSALGLIHAVRAVLPAMRQAGSGSIILINGGTSVKARAGFAGTSVAFPAESAYGEMLHEALSDEGIRVSQLVIPGGIPQLQLANGIDGVADRIWDVHAVAGPFRTMLIPLEDGRE